Proteins from a single region of Oncorhynchus nerka isolate Pitt River linkage group LG18, Oner_Uvic_2.0, whole genome shotgun sequence:
- the prkd1 gene encoding serine/threonine-protein kinase D1 — MYDKILLFRHVPDSENILQLVKCATDITEGDLVEVVLSASATVEDFQIRPHALFVHSYRAPAFCDHCGEMLWGLVRQGLKCEGCGLNYHKRCAFKIPNNCSGIRKRRLSNVSLTGLTTLTTTRSNEPSPFTSDEALLSSVNSGMEQKAQSDIFPGRERRSSSYTGRPIELDKILLSKVKVPHTFVVHSYTRPTVCQHCKKLLKGLFRQGLQCKDCKFNCHKRCAPKVPNNCLGEVSRNGELLSPGAESDLVMGQGCDDHDSDRNSGLMDDMEEAVVTDTGLLEAGHGEMGELHDPEDDSNRAISPSTSNNIPLMRVVQSVKHTKRKSSNVMKEGWLVHFTSKDTLRKRHYWRLDSKCITLFQNDTGSKYYKEIPLSEVLSLDPAKTFNLLSEVSNAHCFEIATASLVYYVGENLARPKGPGSMSAHGSMLVSGVGPDVARMWEIAIQHALMPAISKGLSHGSRHGGHNDVSISISVSNCQIQENVDISSVYQIFPDEVLGSGQFGIVYGGKHRKTGRDVAIKIIDKLRFPTKQESQLRNEVAILQNLHHPGVVNLECMFETPERVFVVMEKLHGDMLEMILSSEKGRLPERITKFFVSQILQALHHLHFKNIVHCDLKPENVLLASSDAFPQVKLCDFGFARIIGEKSFRRSVVGTPAYLAPEVLRNKGYNRSLDMWSVGVIIYVSLSGTFPFNEDEDIHDQIQNADFMYPPNPWKKVSQEAIDLINNLLQVKMRKRYSVDKSLSHPWLQDYQMWLDLRSLEWKMHQRYITHESDDTRWERHAEQHGLTYPAHLVNPHADVSEGVEAEEADTMTALSIRVNSVNAGLLPH, encoded by the exons ATGTATGATAAGATCCTGCTGTTCCGCCATGTCCCAGACTCAGAGAACATCCTCCAGCTGGTGAAATGTGCTACAGACATCACAGAGGGAGACCTGGTGGAGGTGGTGCTATCAG CCTCTGCAACAGTGGAGGACTTCCAAATCCGCCCCCATGCCTTGTTTGTTCACTCCTACCGGGCCCCTGCCTTCTGTGACCACTGTGGAGAGATGCTGTGGGGCCTGGTGAGACAGGGCCTCAAGTGTGAAG GTTGTGGTCTGAACTATCACAAGCGCTGTGCGTTTAAAATCCCAAATAACTGCAGTGGTATACGCAAGCGGAGGTTGTCCAATGTCTCTCTGACCGGCttgaccaccctgaccaccacacGGTCCAATGAGCCTTCGCCTTTCACCTCCGACGAGGCCTTACTG TCTTCTGTCAACTCCGGCATGGAG CAGAAGGCACAGTCAGACATCTTTCCCGGCAGAGAGAGAAGGTCCTCTTCCTACACCGGCCGGCCCATAGAGTTAGACAAAATCCTCCTGTCCAAAGTCAAGGTGCCTCATACGTTTGTCGTCCACTCCTACACACGCCCCACCGTCTGCCAACACTGCAAGAAGCTACTCAAGGGTCTGTTCCGTCAAGGCCTGCAATGCAAAG ATTGCAAATTCAACTGTCATAAACGATGTGCGCCCAAAGTGCCAAACAACTGCCTTGGAGAAGTGTCTAGAAATGGAG aacTACTGAGCCCAGGGGCGGAGTCTGATTTGGTGATGGGGCAGGGTTGTGACGACCACGACAGTGACAGGAACAGTGGTCTCATGGATGACATGGAGGAGGCCGTGGTGACTGACACTGGCCTGCTGGAGGCTGGCCATGGGGAAATGGGAGAGCTCCACGACCCAGAGGACGACTCCAACAGGGCTATAAG CCCATCTACTAGCAACAACATCCCGCTGATGCGAGTGGTCCAGTCAGTCAAACACACCAAGAGGAAAAGCAGTAATGTCATGAAGGAAGGTTGGCTAGTGCACTTCACCAGTAAAGACACTCTG AGGAAAAGACACTACTGGAGACTGGACAGCAAATGCATCACACTTTTCCAGAATGACACAGGAAGCAAATACTACAAG GAAATTCCATTGTCAGAGGTGTTGTCTCTGGACCCAGCCAAGACCTTCAACCTGCTGTCTGAGGTCTCCAACGCCCACTGCTTTGAGATCGCTACAGCCAGTCTGGTTTACTACGTAGGGGAGAACCTGGCGAGGCCCAAGGGCCCGGGGAGCATGTCGGCCCACGGCAGTATGCTGGTCAGTGGGGTCGGGCCGGACGTCGCCCGTATGTGGGAGATCGCCATCCAGCACGCCCTCATGCCCGCCATCTCAAAAGGACTGTCGCACGGGTCACGCCACGGTGGCCACA ATGATGTTTCCATCAGCATTTCAGTGTCCAACTGCCAGATTCAAGAGAACGTG GATATCAGCTCAGTGTATCAGATATTCCCGGATGAAGTCCTAGGATCGGGGCAATTTGGGATAGTTTATGGAG GAAAGCACCGAAAAACTGGTCGGGATGTAGCAATTAAGATCATTGACAAGTTACGCTTCCCTACCAAGCAGGAGAGCCAACTACGCAATGAGGTCGCCATCCTTCAG AACCTGCATCACCCTGGGGTAGTGAACCTGGAGTGCATGTTTGAGACGCCGGAGCGCGTCTTCGTCGTCATGGAGAAGCTCCATGGAGACATGCTGGAGATGATCCTGTCCAGTGAGAAGGGGAGGCTGCCTGAACGCATCACCAAATTCTTTGTCTCACAG attcttcaggCTCTTCATCATCTCCACTTCAAGAACATCGTCCACTGTGACCTCAAACCAGAGAACGTCTTGCTGGCGTCCTCTGACGCTTTTCCACAA GTGAAGTTGTGCGACTTTGGCTTTGCCCGCATCATTGGAGAAAAGTCTTTCCGTCGGTCAGTGGTGGGCACTCCGGCCTACCTGGCCCCTGAGGTCCTAAGGAACAAAGGCTACAACCGCTCCCTGGACATGTGGTCTGTGGGGGTCATCATCTACGTCAGCCTCAGTGGTACCTTCCCATTCAACGAGGACGAGGACATTCATGACCAGATCCAGAACGCTGACTTCATGTACCCACCCAACCCCTGGAAGAAGGTGTCCCAGGAAG CAATTGACCTCATTAATAACTTGCTGCAAGTCAAGATGAGGAAGCGCTACAGCGTGGACAAGTCTCTCAGCCATCCGTGGTTACAG GACTACCAAATGTGGCTGGATCTGCGCAGCCTAGAGTGGAAGATGCACCAGCGCTACATCACGCACGAGAGCGATGACACCCGCTGGGAACGCCACGCCGAACAGCACGGCCTGACGTACCCTGCCCACCTGGTCAACCCGCACGCCGACGTCAGCgagggggtggaggcagaggaggCGGACACCATGACTGCCCTCAGCATCAGGGTCAATAGTGTAAACGCTGGGCTGCTGCCCCATTAA